From the Brevinematia bacterium genome, one window contains:
- a CDS encoding FapA family protein — protein sequence MDIKKILSLLDEIEPADTEEEIEIVAFSIKEALEIASKEFNTEIFNLDYEVLEAGSSGFFGIGRKPYRVLVRKIGSISIASGIDEHKEEMLAIDGKFFIAHTDEGVFLKVIPPEGRGRSVSFDEVVNELRSRGFEKFDEGKIRRELQSPSKTPVLIGPALSTDQSENSTPHVEVLPDESRAFLTLTRPSSPRGKVPSVNEIMKVLKMEGVVYGIIQENIEKGIYEGVFDVPIEVAVWTPPEPGKDAKINYYINVNSKPLFGGVGDKESVDFHKVINIENVVKGQVLASKEPATKGKPGTTVRGKVIPTSDGKDVSLQNLAGKNVEVSPDGLELIAKEQGQVVFKQNKIHVEPVLEILSDVSTETGDIDFVGNVVIRGSVRDTFKVKAGGNIDIWGTVEKAEVIADGNVIIRTGIQGKESGVVVAGGDVIAKFIERANVKAGGNVIALEYILHSNVVSKARVFCFGKKASIAGGHVKALYEISAKQLGAESWVDTVLEVGSDPDLQERHDELIRKKEEISNKISELKKEVFTLQQMIQNLGRIPPEKEERYNLMSTTLKEYSHELENIENELKAIKEQLDSASVEARVSAYGICYPNVKIKIKDALHTCRDQYKFVTFKREERSIIIVPYEESQELREKKKEVTGKAKKP from the coding sequence ATGGATATAAAAAAGATATTATCACTACTTGACGAAATAGAACCAGCAGACACCGAAGAAGAAATTGAGATAGTAGCTTTCTCTATAAAAGAAGCTTTAGAAATAGCAAGCAAGGAATTCAACACAGAAATCTTCAATCTAGATTACGAGGTGCTTGAAGCCGGAAGCAGTGGATTTTTTGGTATAGGTAGAAAGCCTTACAGAGTTTTGGTAAGGAAAATAGGGAGTATTTCTATTGCTTCTGGTATTGATGAACATAAGGAAGAGATGCTTGCAATAGATGGTAAGTTTTTTATCGCTCATACAGATGAAGGAGTGTTCTTGAAAGTCATTCCTCCTGAGGGTAGAGGAAGATCTGTGAGTTTTGATGAAGTTGTTAATGAACTAAGAAGCAGAGGTTTTGAGAAGTTTGATGAAGGTAAAATAAGGAGAGAATTACAATCTCCCTCAAAAACTCCAGTGCTTATAGGTCCCGCGTTATCTACTGATCAGAGTGAGAATAGCACCCCACACGTTGAAGTTTTACCTGATGAGAGTAGAGCCTTTCTTACATTAACAAGACCTTCTTCACCACGTGGTAAGGTTCCGTCAGTTAATGAGATTATGAAGGTTCTAAAAATGGAGGGAGTGGTATATGGTATCATTCAGGAAAACATAGAGAAAGGAATATATGAAGGCGTGTTTGATGTACCTATTGAGGTTGCAGTTTGGACACCACCTGAGCCTGGTAAAGACGCAAAGATAAACTACTATATAAACGTAAATAGTAAACCTCTTTTTGGCGGAGTTGGTGATAAAGAATCGGTTGACTTTCACAAGGTCATAAATATTGAGAATGTTGTGAAAGGTCAGGTTCTAGCATCCAAAGAGCCTGCAACAAAAGGTAAACCTGGAACTACCGTGAGAGGAAAGGTTATTCCAACTAGCGATGGGAAAGATGTATCCTTACAAAATCTGGCTGGTAAGAATGTTGAGGTATCCCCAGATGGATTGGAGCTTATAGCCAAAGAGCAGGGGCAGGTCGTATTTAAGCAGAACAAGATCCATGTAGAACCAGTGTTAGAGATACTTTCTGATGTTTCAACGGAAACAGGCGATATAGACTTCGTAGGAAATGTTGTGATAAGAGGTAGTGTAAGAGATACATTCAAGGTTAAAGCTGGTGGGAATATTGATATATGGGGAACAGTTGAGAAGGCTGAGGTGATCGCCGATGGAAATGTCATAATAAGAACAGGAATCCAAGGTAAAGAGAGTGGTGTAGTTGTAGCAGGAGGCGATGTGATAGCAAAGTTTATTGAAAGAGCAAATGTAAAAGCTGGTGGGAATGTAATAGCATTAGAGTATATCCTCCACAGTAATGTAGTCTCCAAGGCTAGGGTTTTCTGCTTTGGTAAGAAGGCAAGTATAGCTGGAGGACATGTTAAAGCCTTATATGAGATATCTGCTAAGCAATTAGGAGCAGAATCATGGGTAGATACGGTTCTTGAGGTTGGTTCCGACCCCGACCTTCAGGAAAGACACGACGAGCTGATAAGAAAAAAAGAAGAAATATCCAACAAGATATCTGAACTCAAAAAGGAAGTTTTTACCTTGCAACAAATGATACAAAACCTAGGTAGGATACCTCCAGAGAAAGAAGAAAGGTATAACTTGATGAGCACAACTCTAAAAGAGTATTCTCACGAACTTGAAAATATAGAGAATGAACTTAAAGCTATAAAGGAACAACTAGATTCAGCATCAGTTGAAGCTAGAGTCAGCGCCTATGGTATATGCTACCCAAACGTAAAAATAAAAATAAAAGATGCCTTGCACACTTGCAGAGACCAATACAAGTTTGTAACATTCAAGAGAGAAGAAAGAAGCATAATAATAGTTCCTTACGAAGAATCCCAAGAATTGAGGGAAAAGAAAAAAGAGGTAACAGGAAAAGCAAAGAAACCCTAG
- the fliJ gene encoding flagellar export protein FliJ: MKRFNFRLQRVLDIRQKVRELYKLDLAKKASEYNLEIAKINKLKGEKKDAILEMKKTSSIEEKRLLDNYIRSNEEMQKYKMMDVKKKEKPFREALDKYLEKDREVKVLEKLRQRSVEEFRRASLKEDETVVDEIVSNSSSVKLRREVEQ; encoded by the coding sequence ATGAAGAGATTTAACTTCAGACTGCAACGAGTGTTGGATATAAGACAAAAAGTAAGAGAGCTATATAAACTTGATCTTGCTAAAAAGGCAAGTGAGTATAACCTTGAGATAGCTAAAATAAACAAACTCAAAGGTGAAAAAAAAGATGCAATCCTAGAGATGAAGAAAACAAGTTCCATTGAAGAAAAAAGGCTACTTGATAACTACATAAGATCAAACGAAGAGATGCAGAAATATAAAATGATGGACGTTAAGAAAAAGGAAAAACCTTTCAGAGAAGCACTGGATAAGTACCTAGAGAAAGATAGAGAAGTAAAGGTTCTTGAAAAGTTGCGCCAAAGGAGTGTTGAAGAGTTTAGGAGAGCCTCTTTAAAAGAGGACGAAACTGTAGTTGATGAAATTGTTTCCAACTCCAGCTCAGTAAAATTAAGAAGGGAGGTAGAACAATGA
- the hisG gene encoding ATP phosphoribosyltransferase, translated as MKKVTVGVPKGRLFDDAVDLFLKAGLIKEKFYEDSRKLVIADVGSGIDFLLLRAKDVITYVLEGIADVGIVGYDLLVEHTPDVISLLDLGFGYCKVVVAGREYAKLNSVTTVKVATKFPNIARSYFRAREIEPRIVELYGSVELASITGLSDLIVDITSTGATLRENNLVIIDEILESTSRLVVNKKSFYFKRKEIAYIASRLKDVLKC; from the coding sequence ATGAAAAAGGTAACAGTAGGTGTTCCTAAAGGTAGGTTATTTGATGATGCAGTAGATCTTTTCCTAAAAGCAGGTCTTATAAAGGAGAAGTTTTACGAGGATTCAAGGAAGCTAGTTATAGCTGATGTAGGTTCGGGAATTGATTTTTTGCTCTTAAGGGCTAAAGATGTTATAACTTATGTTCTTGAAGGCATAGCAGATGTTGGCATCGTAGGTTACGATCTTTTAGTTGAACATACTCCAGATGTGATTTCTTTGCTGGACCTTGGGTTTGGATATTGCAAGGTAGTTGTAGCGGGTAGAGAGTATGCAAAGCTAAACTCTGTTACTACTGTTAAGGTTGCTACGAAATTTCCTAACATTGCAAGATCCTACTTCAGGGCTAGAGAAATAGAACCTAGAATAGTTGAGCTGTATGGTTCGGTAGAATTAGCATCAATAACGGGGCTTAGTGATCTTATAGTTGACATAACATCTACGGGAGCTACCTTAAGGGAAAATAACCTCGTCATAATAGACGAGATACTGGAGTCTACGTCAAGACTTGTCGTGAATAAAAAATCCTTCTACTTCAAAAGGAAGGAAATAGCGTATATAGCATCAAGGCTGAAAGACGTATTAAAGTGTTGA
- the ptsP gene encoding phosphoenolpyruvate--protein phosphotransferase, whose translation MKELSGISVSKGIAIGKAYVIEPILSSFQVEKILHPEEVKKEIQILNAAVEKTVEEIERIYSASKGSSAELKAFFVNVIRDETSLAKIVNTIVNDKVSAKSAVFRFLAMIEATLKSLTTFSQEKTYDITSIFYRLVKNIDEIKCGKESSTSGEKEEEVSEYIIVGVEIDPTQLLEILQTKNIKGLVLEKGGSASHASVIAHQHGIPAVFAVRDLMKYINEDSLILLNANEGKVIINPDEQTFNRFKVEKVRFEHYREKLLEVLEKPSRTIDGKTCSIMLNISDPYEVSVENTRYYDGIGLFRTELAFLNRGRFLSEDEQVELYTLAAERFAGKPVIIRLLDIGGDKVFERDYRESKPALGWRSIRILFDKKEELLKQLRAIIRSNVYGNIRILVPMVSSISEVRKIKESFNEALEELKARGLFVKENIPIGIMVEIPSVAVMIKEFLREVDFISIGTNDLTQYVLAVDRNNETLAEYYEPLNPSVLKLVHHCIHFANKVGKFVSICGEIAGDPKYTRLLLGMGLRNFSMPQESVAFVKEVIVKTHSVELKRLLDSVKNALTPSEVKKIIEEDFDRFLRRTGGTVLQF comes from the coding sequence ATGAAGGAGCTTAGTGGTATATCTGTGTCTAAGGGTATAGCAATTGGTAAAGCTTATGTGATTGAGCCTATTTTGTCTAGTTTTCAGGTTGAGAAAATATTACACCCAGAAGAGGTGAAGAAAGAGATACAGATTCTTAATGCGGCGGTTGAGAAAACAGTAGAAGAGATTGAGAGAATATACTCTGCCAGTAAAGGTTCATCAGCTGAACTGAAAGCTTTTTTTGTTAATGTAATAAGGGATGAAACTAGCCTAGCAAAGATCGTCAACACTATAGTTAATGACAAAGTAAGTGCAAAATCTGCTGTGTTTAGATTTCTTGCAATGATTGAGGCTACATTAAAATCTCTAACGACTTTTTCACAAGAGAAAACCTACGATATAACGTCAATATTTTATAGACTTGTTAAGAATATAGATGAGATCAAATGTGGCAAAGAAAGCTCAACTTCAGGTGAGAAAGAAGAGGAGGTAAGTGAGTATATAATAGTAGGTGTGGAGATAGATCCTACTCAATTGCTAGAAATTCTCCAGACAAAAAACATTAAGGGACTAGTGTTGGAAAAGGGAGGAAGTGCTTCTCATGCCTCTGTGATAGCTCATCAGCATGGTATTCCAGCAGTTTTTGCGGTAAGGGATTTGATGAAATATATCAATGAAGACAGCTTAATTCTACTTAATGCTAATGAAGGAAAGGTGATAATAAACCCTGATGAACAAACGTTTAATAGGTTTAAAGTTGAGAAAGTTAGATTTGAACATTACCGTGAGAAACTTCTGGAAGTGCTTGAAAAACCTTCTAGGACAATAGATGGTAAAACTTGTAGCATCATGCTGAATATATCAGATCCTTACGAGGTAAGCGTGGAGAACACCAGGTATTACGACGGAATAGGGTTGTTTAGAACTGAGTTAGCCTTTCTGAATAGGGGTAGGTTTCTATCAGAAGATGAGCAAGTTGAATTGTATACTCTTGCTGCTGAGAGGTTTGCTGGTAAACCAGTGATAATAAGGTTGCTTGATATAGGCGGTGACAAGGTCTTTGAAAGAGACTATAGAGAATCAAAACCTGCTCTTGGTTGGAGGTCAATAAGAATACTCTTTGATAAAAAAGAAGAGCTTTTGAAACAGCTTAGAGCCATAATAAGGAGTAATGTTTATGGAAACATAAGGATTCTCGTGCCTATGGTTTCTTCAATAAGTGAGGTTAGAAAGATAAAGGAGTCGTTTAATGAAGCATTAGAGGAATTGAAAGCGAGGGGACTATTTGTGAAAGAGAATATTCCAATAGGAATAATGGTTGAAATTCCTTCGGTTGCGGTTATGATTAAGGAATTTCTTAGAGAAGTGGACTTCATAAGTATTGGAACAAACGATCTTACTCAGTATGTTCTAGCTGTTGATAGAAACAATGAAACTTTGGCTGAGTATTATGAGCCTCTGAATCCTTCAGTGCTTAAGCTTGTTCATCACTGTATACACTTTGCAAATAAAGTTGGGAAGTTTGTTTCTATTTGTGGTGAGATAGCTGGAGATCCAAAGTATACTAGGCTACTATTGGGAATGGGTTTAAGAAACTTCAGTATGCCCCAAGAGTCTGTTGCGTTTGTAAAGGAAGTCATAGTAAAAACACACTCAGTTGAGCTTAAAAGGTTGCTAGATTCCGTTAAAAACGCTCTGACTCCAAGCGAAGTAAAAAAGATAATAGAGGAAGACTTTGATAGATTTCTAAGAAGAACTGGCGGTACTGTTCTACAGTTCTGA